One genomic window of Nicotiana sylvestris chromosome 10, ASM39365v2, whole genome shotgun sequence includes the following:
- the LOC138879514 gene encoding uncharacterized protein, with protein sequence MVKNYYGFCHRATTNLKGYDSVWVIVDRLTKSTHFLPVKTTYGGVRYAQIFMNKIVLLHRVLVSIIFDRGSQFTSRFWKSFQEALGTRGALYGRRCRSPIRWFEAGETNLLGLDLVQEAMDKVQLIRQRFLTAQNRQKSYADKRRRDLVFTIGDKVFLRVSPMKGVMRFRKRGNLSPRKRETEKERKQNQRKKEGKEKIRRKKWVHYIGAIAITVEES encoded by the exons ATGGTAAagaattactatggattttgtcacCGGGCTACTACGAACCTTAAAGGTTATGACTCGgtatgggtgattgtagatcgactgACGAAATCAACACACTTTTTGCCGGTGAAGACTACATATGGTGGAGTCAGGTATGCACAGATATTTATGAACAAAATTGTCCTACTTCACAGAGTTCTAGTATCCATCATCTTTGATAGAGGATCACAGTTCACTTCACGCTTTTGGAAATCTTTTCAAGAAGCATTGGGTACACGAGGAG cattgtatggtagaagatgtcgttctcctatcagATGGTTTGAAGCTGGTGAGACTAACTTATTGGGACTTGACTTAGTACAAGAAGCTATGGACAAAGTCCAGTTGATCAGACAGAGATTTCTTACAGCTCAAAACAGACAAAAGTCTTATGCtgataagagaagaagagatttaGTGTTCACAATTGGAGACAAAGTGTTCTTACGAGTCTctcctatgaaaggtgtgatgcggTTTAGGAAAAGAGGCAACCtgagccccag GAAACgagaaacagaaaaagaaagaaaacaaaatcagagaaagaaagaaggaaaagagaaaataagGAGGAAGAAGTGGGTGCACTACATTGGAGCCATAGCTATAACTGTTGAGGAATCTTAA